AGCGATCGGGGAGGAGCGGGTGGAGAATATCCCGCTGATCGAGGAGATCACCGGGGTCGAGCGGGTGGTTCCGATCCTTAAGCCGTACAAACTGGCGTCTCGGGAGTTCCATCCGGACGACAGCGTCTTTGGGGTGGGCAACATTCGGATCGGCGAAGGGACGGTGACGATCATCGCGGGGCCGTGCGCGATCGAGAACGAGGAGTGGCTGCGCGAAACGGCGGGCGCGTCGAAGGCGGCTGGGGCGCACGTGCTGCGGGGCGGGGCGTACAAGCCGCGGACGAGTCCGTACAGTTTTCAGGGGCTTGGCGAGGAGGGTTTGAAGCTGCTGCGGGCGGTGGGCGATGAGACGGGCATGCCGGTGATTACGGAGGTGATGGACCCGCGCGACGTGGCGAAGGTGGAGCGGTACGCGGACATCATTCAGATCGGGGCGCGGAACATGCAGAATTTCAACCTCCTGCTGGAGGTCGGTCAGACCCACAAACCGGTGTTTCTGAAGCGAGGATTGTCGGCGCCGATCAAGGAGTGGTTGATGTCGGCCGAGTACATCCTGTCGCGCGGACACAACAAGGTGATGCTGTGTGAGCGGGGGATTCGGACGTTCACCGACGAGACGCGATTCACGCTGGACGTCTCGGCGGTGCCGATCGTCAAGGAGGAGTCGCATCTGCCGGTGTTCATCGATCCGTCGCACGCGACGGGCCGGCGGAGCCTGATCGCGCCGATGACGCTGGCGGGGATCGCGGCGGGCGCGGACGGGGTGATGATCGAGGTGCACGCGTGTCCGGACAAGGCGTTGTGCGACGGTCCGCAGGCGTTGGTGCCGGCGGCGCTGGCGGAGTTGATGGGGCACGTGAAGCGGCTCGCGTCGGTGTTCGGCAAGCGGATGGCGGACGATCCGGAGGCGGCGTTACCGTAGCTGCCAGGTCCGGCGGAGGATCCACTCGCCGATCAGCAGAGCGATGAAGGCGGCGAGCATGGGGTTGCGGTGGTCAAAGCTTCGCCACTGGCCGAACTCGCGCTGGGTTTGGGCGCGTTGAAGGTATTCGCTTTTGAGGCGGCGAAGGAGCGGGCCGAGGTCTTCGGGCGAAAGGGGTTGTTCGGTATTCCCAGCCTGGGCCCAGCGGTGGAGGTTCTGGCGGTTGAGCGCGACGCGGGCGAGTTCCTCATCGATTTCCAGGACGTCGATGGTCTGTTGGTCGGTCAGGTCGCGGTCCTGGAAGCGGGCGGTTGCTTCGACGAGGTAGCGGCCGGGCTGTTCGAGGGTGAGCGGGCAAAGGTAGTGGTCGTCGGCTGGCTTCATGGCGGCGGGCGGGATGTCGTGCGGGCCGGTGATCCTGAGTTGGACGGCGGGTTGGGTGGTGGCGTGGGCCTGCAGGTCGAAGACGTGGCAGACCAGGGCGAGCGCCTGGCCGGCGGTGGTCCAACTGCTGGAGGGGTTGAGGATCAGTTGCGGCGGCTGGTCGCCGGCGACTTCGCGGCCGGCCAGATGGCGGAGGAGTCCGCCCCAGAAACCGCGGTAGAGCTGTTCGGTGACGGCGGGTTGCGGGCTCAGGGCCCAGTTCCAGGTGCTTTCGGTGGCGAGGATGGCGGATTTGCCGCAGCCGACGTTGCGCATCGCCAGCAGCGGGTCGGCGTTTGGGGTTTCCAGCAGGACCGTGGTGGCTGGGGTCGGCGAGCCGATGCGGAAAAAGCCGTCGAGTTTGGCATCCGCGTTTTGCGGGGCGGTTGGCGAGAGGAAGTCGGCGAGGGCTTCGAAGGCTGGGTTGGCGCGTCCGGCGGCTGAGAGGGCGGGTCGCAGGTCCTGCTTGGACCATTCGACCTTTTCGGTGGGGCTGATGGCGAGGATGTCAGCCAGAGGGGTGCGGGCGAGCTGGTGGGTGTCGCCGCCGGCGATCACGAGGAGGGCCTTGCCGCCCTCGACGGCTTGGCGAATGAAGGCGAACTGCTCGTCGGTGAGGGTGCGGGTGGAGATATCTCCGATGACGATGACGTCGAAGTTCTCGTAGTCGCTCTTTTGGCTCCAGATTTGTTCGGGTTTTTCCAGG
Above is a window of Phycisphaerae bacterium DNA encoding:
- the aroF gene encoding 3-deoxy-7-phosphoheptulonate synthase; translation: MIIILKPGADDRVVEAVVARIAELGLAPHISKGRFRTIIGAIGEERVENIPLIEEITGVERVVPILKPYKLASREFHPDDSVFGVGNIRIGEGTVTIIAGPCAIENEEWLRETAGASKAAGAHVLRGGAYKPRTSPYSFQGLGEEGLKLLRAVGDETGMPVITEVMDPRDVAKVERYADIIQIGARNMQNFNLLLEVGQTHKPVFLKRGLSAPIKEWLMSAEYILSRGHNKVMLCERGIRTFTDETRFTLDVSAVPIVKEESHLPVFIDPSHATGRRSLIAPMTLAGIAAGADGVMIEVHACPDKALCDGPQALVPAALAELMGHVKRLASVFGKRMADDPEAALP